Within Nakaseomyces glabratus chromosome G, complete sequence, the genomic segment TCTCTGTTCTACATTCTTGTTTAACTGAGTATTCACTATGAACAAATCTATGAGGGCCACTTAACTAATCAAGTTACCTATAGTGCGGCAATATGATCTTTTAAACGCTATGGAATGTCAATTTGGGCAATGGTTTTGGCATCGGTGAAGGACTATCATCATGCTTTCCATCATCTATATCCTTCTTATCTCTCTTCTTGACTACTTGAATGGCCATCCATGGAACTTTGTTCCTCAGATCAACATTCTCTATTTGTATCTCTGAGCTGAAGTTCTCAATGAAGTTACGCTCATGGATGTTTATGCTGGAATTATATGCTAAAAATTCATTCAGAATTGAGACTGTGCTCCAGTATGATAGTTTCCTTAGGCATGCCACAACCAAGGAAGTAATCAACTCACCATTTGTGCAATGCATGTAGCAAGGATAATGCTGCTTGTCAACTAGAAATCGGGCACATTCCTCAACTACAGTGTATTCAATTGGAAcagtcttcttcttcctcttgaCTTTAGGTTTAGTCTTATCcttgctcttcttctcatcTTGAC encodes:
- the OCA6 gene encoding protein-tyrosine-phosphatase (CAGL0G05203g~Ortholog(s) have cytoplasm localization); the protein is MSLITPLQFSTVQPNLYRGSYPRELNIPFLRSLRLKYVVSLTPHSLAEDPVMSRFCTEDGIEMIHILCQDEKKSKDKTKPKVKRKKKTVPIEYTVVEECARFLVDKQHYPCYMHCTNGELITSLVVACLRKLSYWSTVSILNEFLAYNSSINIHERNFIENFSSEIQIENVDLRNKVPWMAIQVVKKRDKKDIDDGKHDDSPSPMPKPLPKLTFHSV